The following coding sequences are from one Anolis sagrei isolate rAnoSag1 chromosome 6, rAnoSag1.mat, whole genome shotgun sequence window:
- the LOC132779814 gene encoding ribonuclease-like: MRFFEGPGLLLLVFLAALVVVTEIDASKPSPGVQERYETFLRQHRHNTKDVNNKYCNKMMRDRGMTSPNCKVKNSFIHASTEDIKAVCKDKGDPLETKRMSCAQFRVTTCNLKAGSIRRPCEYTQDKRPRYIVIACEEDHPVHYDEGKVIINRPKPCKK, from the coding sequence ATGAGGTTTTTTGAAGGGCCCGGCCTCCTTCTCTTGGTGTTCCTGGCTGCTTTGGTCGTGGTCACAGAAATCGATGCGTCCAAGCCATCTCCTGGGGTCCAGGAGAGGTACGAGACGTTCCTGAGACAGCATCGGCACAACACCAAGGACGTCAACAACAAGTACTGCAACAAAATGATGAGGGATCGAGGGATGACCAGTCCCAATTGCAAAGTCAAGAACAGCTTCATCCACGCCAGCACTGAGGACATCAAAGCCGTGTGCAAAGACAAAGGGGATCCCCTTGAGACCAAGCGCATGAGCTGTGCACAGTTCCGCGTCACGACCTGTAACTTGAAAGCAGGGTCGATCCGCCGTCCCTGTGAATACACACAAGACAAGCGGCCTCGCTATATCGTCATCGCTTGTGAGGAAGACCATCCCGTCCACTACGACGAAGGCAAGGTCATCATAAATCGGCCCAAGCCATGTAAGAAATAA